The following coding sequences lie in one Rutidosis leptorrhynchoides isolate AG116_Rl617_1_P2 chromosome 6, CSIRO_AGI_Rlap_v1, whole genome shotgun sequence genomic window:
- the LOC139856107 gene encoding autophagy-related protein 8C-like, with product MGKCSFKLDHPLEKRMAESSRIREKYPDRVPVIVERAEKSNIPDIDKNKYLVPADLTIGQFVYVVRKRIKLTPEKAIFVFIKNMLPPTAALMSAMYEEHKDEDGFLYMSYSGENTFGSM from the exons ATGGGTAAATGTTCATTCAAGCTTGACCACCCTTTGG AAAAGAGAATGGCTGAATCCTCACGCATCAGGGAGAAGTATCCCGATAGAGTACCG GTGATCGTTGAGAGAGCTGAAAAAAGCAATATTCCTGACATAGACAAAAATAA ATATCTAGTACCTGCTGATTTGACCATTGGTCAATTTGTGTATGTGGTTCGTAAGAGGATCAAGCTAACCCCTGAGAAGGCTATCTTTGTTTTCATAAAGAACATGCTACCACCAACTG CTGCTTTGATGTCTGCAATGTATGAGGAACACAAAGATGAAGATGGGTTCCTTTACATGAGCTACAGTGGCGAAAACACATTTGGATCTATGTAA
- the LOC139851509 gene encoding lactoylglutathione lyase GLX1-like — MAESASGALSAELLEFPKKDNRRMLHAVYRVGDLERSIKFYTEAFGMKLLRQRDIPEEKYSNAFLGFGPEESHFVVELTYNYGVDKYDIGTGFGHFAIATSDVYKLAEDIKAKGGTITREAGPVKGGTSIIAFAKDPDGYLFELIDRPNTPEPLCQVMLRVGDLERSIKFYEKALGMKLCRTVDRPEQKYTLAMMGYAEEKESVVLELTYNYGVTEYTKGNAYAQVAISTTDVYKSAEVVNHVIQELGGKITRQPGPIPGLGTKITSFLDPDGWKTVLVDHEDFLKELPK, encoded by the exons ATGGCTGAGTCAGCATCAGGTGCCCTAAGTGCCGAGTTATTGGAATTTCCAAAGAAGGATAATCGTCGTATGCTACATGCAGTCTATCGTGTTGGTGATCTTGAACGCAGCATTAA GTTTTACACTGAAGCATTTGGAATGAAATTACTGAGGCAACGAGACATACCTGAGGAGAAGTACTCAAATGCATTTCTTGGATTTGGTCCTGAAGAATCACACTTTGTAGTGGAGCTTACATACA ATTATGGAGTGGATAAGTATGATATAGGAACCGGATTTGGGCATTTTGCAATTGCTACCTCAGAT GTGTACAAACTTGCTGAAGACATTAAGGCTAAAGGTGGGACCATCACAAGGGAGGCAGGTCCCGTTAAAGGTGGAACAAGTATAATTGCTTTTGCTAAAGACCCTGATGGTTACCTTTTTGAACTCATCGATAGGCCAAACACACCTGAACCACTCTGCCAAGTAATGCTCCGTGTTGGTGATCTTGAACGTTCCATCAAATTTTATGAGAAG GCACTCGGGATGAAGCTATGCAGGACAGTCGATAGACCAGAACAGAAA TACACTTTGGCAATGATGGGGTACGCTGAAGAAAAAGAAAGCGTTGTTTTGGAGCTCACATACAATTATGGTGTAACCGAGTATACCAAAGGGAACGCATATGCACAG GTTGCAATTAGTACCACTGATGTGTATAAAAGTGCTGAAGTCGTCAACCATGTCATCCAAGAGCTTGGTGGAAAGATAACCAGGCAGCCTGGGCCGATTCCTGGACTCGGTACCAAAATCACCTCTTTCTTGGATCCAGATGGCTGGAAAACG GTTCTTGTTGATCATGAAGACTTCTTGAAAGAACTTCCTAAGTAA